tgatggtaagtcctGCAGGTTCCGGCGATGGAGCTCCCAGTTGATcgccagcaaaggccgccaactccactctgttagaccgcagtgcggatggagatacgatacggaaaaaattgCATTTCCGTCGAGgtcagagattagaaaaagtttcccccaattcccccaccccccacacaaaacgagttaaagaacactaaaaaacatacatttaacacattcaaaatagacacaaagggacagacaggctgttggtgaggcagccattgccggCACCACCCGGTGGTGAGGGTTATTGCATTGGTTCAGGGAGGTGTCCTCCATTATCATTTTTTCAGGATACCCGAAGAAAGGCTACATGCAGCTTTATTAATATCACCCAAATCCCAGGAACAAGTGATATAATTATGATCCACAGGGAGGACTGGTACTGTCAGTCAGCATCATTCCAAATGCATTCCAATCTGACATGTAAATCTTTGTAGTGAAGTCTAGAACATTCTGTTCTTGTTCTCACCTATAATTCTCCATATAGCATATCCTTGGGTATTACTACCACCTGCCAATTTGCTCAGAGAGCATAACCAGCACAATCATTTCCATTTTGAGTAGGAGTGTCACACTTCATAAACTTGCTCGAGGAAGATCTCATCTACCTTGCCATTTGATTCTGAGTATATAATAAAAGTAGTGCAGATGGAATCTGGTTAATCTTTATTCCAGGTGGACAACTAAATAGAATTCAACTTTACAATCAAGGCCAAAATACCAGTCCCATTGTACAGGTGTTCCTCCTTACACAAACTTGCAAATGACAATACTTTGCTATATTGCCATTGACTCATTCGGCGATAAATGTTCTCAATTTATGTAATTTTTACTACATCAAAAAATGTGCCAATCTCCACACATGACATTGTTCTAGTCTATTCTTCCAGGTCATTTTGTGTTCATCAGCATCCTTATGCTTTGTTTCTTATCGATTTTGTTCGGATTTATCCAGTGCATTTGGAAGATGGTATCAAAATGCTGCAGCATTTCTAAGGATTGTATCTCCTCTAAAAATCATAGAAAACTATAACTATTAATAGTAAGCAATATGTAATTAATAGAAGTGAAAAAATGCTCCTTAGTATATAGCAGCTTTTTTTAATCAAATATTGCCGTCAACAGTGCAAATAATCCTTAACAACACATACAAAATTAAGGTTAGTGGCCAAAATGTTACGCCTTGAAATGCATTACATGCTACAAGGGCAGAGAGAATGGTAGACAAGAATATCCAGGAGAAATCCACATGGTGcagagggaatgtgcaaactccacacaaacagcacccaaggttaggatccaATCAGTGTCTGCAGGTGCCTTACACCTACTGCTGCAGCACTTGCTCGTCACCATGGATCAAGCTCATTGGAATTATCAAAAGAACTGCTCAAAACTAAATGCAGAATTAGTCTGAGATCTAAATATCTAATTAAGGAACAATTTATCTGAAATTAATATCATTAGTTAGCTGTATGCTTGTACGAATATGAATACTGGTCCTTTGGACTGCACTACCCACCCAGTCCAGAGCTGTGTTGAGATATTTAAATATTCCAAAATTTGGAAGTGTTTTTCTTTTTACAATGCAAATAAAAAAAAGCAGTAGAGGCCATCCCTGGATAACAGATGGGTTCCATTTTTACAGACGTCCATAAATTGATTTTATTTGTAAGTCGGGAAATGCACAAAAATCACTCAATAAGGTAACCATATCTCCATtgtattgtaatgaatggcacCAACTGCACATAAGactgataagaaagaacaattGCTAAAAATGGAGAAAGAAGAGAAACTAGTTTGCCATTCATAGGAACAAACGTTCCAGACCTTTTAGATTTAATATCATTATTGGAGCTCCCTCATATTGAGGTGTCTATAAGTTAGGGTCGGCCTGTACTAAATACTGTTTTGTACATCTATAGACATTTGGCAACTGGATACTTGTAATACCATGGGGTTTATATTGATATTAGTTTGTGCAGCTGTTTTATTTGTTTGGTTGATAGGGTAGGCAAAGTGGCAAGAATTATAAGGATGCATTTATACAACCCAAACAATGTTTTCAGAACACTCTTTAAGTGTATGTCAGATGAGTATTTACATTTCCAGAAGAGTTTCAACATACTATTCATATCCAAAGAATAACAGTTAAACAATACTTCACTGTTGTTTTcctgaaaaataatattttaatatatttctcgtattttcatttcatttagaACACAGTAGAtcaaaaagtacagcacagaaacaggtccttcggctcaccccatgtttgtgctgagcatgatgccaaattatgCCATTTctttctgtctgcacataatccatatccctccatttccagcatattcatgtgcctatctaaaagcctcttaaacatcattaTCGTAGCTGGTTCAATCACAATCCCTGgccgtgcattccaggcacctaccattctctgtgtaataaaacatgccccacacataaaTTAGAAAAGATCTATGATAAACATCTGATTAATTTTGTTGATTGTTGTCGCATTTCGTAGAATCTTTGCTATGGACCCAATAATTCTAAATACTGGCTAAAGTTGATGCGCATAAGAAAGAATAAGTTGTGAGGCTACAGGAAAATTAAAAAAGAATGAAATTGATGGGACTACTCTGTTGAgagtggcatggacttgatgggctgattgccTTCCTTCTATGTCTTGGTAAGTAAGTAAGTCAACTTTAAATATTTCATGTtagtttggatttttttttacagttttTCGCTCATTTGACAAAGACAATGATGGCTATGTCaacatgaaagaatggattgaaggACTTTCAATATTCCTCCGGGGGACTTTGGATGAAAAGATAAAATGTAGGattaattacatttttatttgtatatactagaccaaacctctcctgcattggtgcagcaccctctcacccccccctctctcccaccctcccctcctcccttccccttcccctccccccctccatccccctcaaacccccccccttatcctcccccctccctccctccccccttaggagatagatttaaactttaaaatgtgaataacttaaaaaatataacaccgatttcaattaaacttcttccagtagcaccaaagggacgacggtgagtaaggtgggcctaaaattgttgtgctatcatgtaccattttggctaaagttcaggaacaaacaaacaaacaaacaaacgagagttttagtatatagatagtcacCATTCTTTTCCCTGGTTACTTGTTGTAGGTAAACCAGACTTTTGCAGCTGTGCTACCATATTTGATCATGAGATCACCGCAGTGCCACATGCAGCATGATTGCTATCTGTTTCAGTCATCATAACTCTGCCACCAGCTCAGCTGGTACAGAAATCCTTAATCATGTTTTGGTCACCTTTACTATAGACCATTTCACTGCATTCTTGGCCATGTTTCTTCCATGATAAACTTAAAGTCATCCTGGCACACATCATTTGGTCATTATTTGCCTACCCTGATCGACTACCAGTGAAGCATCGTATCTGTTTAAAAACTACTTATCCTTGTTTTTAAATCCTTGTAGTCTGTAACCTTCTTCAACTCACTCCCCTATTGAATGAATTTTGGTTGCAGATCACAACAACCATATGCTAATTCAAAGTCCAATTAATATGATCAATTTGGAATGAGTTTTTTGGTGTTCATGTCATTTCTTTTCGTCAAGATACTCCTAAAAGAATCAGGCCACAATGTCCTTATCTGAGTTGGTGGTGTCAAATCTTGTTAAATAACTAGGGACACACATGATAGTTTAGTATGGTTATGATGCTATGttattgatattttttttaatagcttAAAGTGTATGTAAATGTTTAAATGTCAATTCATTGAGATTAAAGTTAATTATTTACTTTGATTCAGTCTGCTTTGACGTTTTTGATCTAAATGGAGATGGGTTCATTTCACGAGAGGAGATGTTTCACATGCTCAAAACTAGCCTTATCAAACAACCAACAGAAGAAGATCCCGACGAAGGAGTAAAAGACTTGGTAGAGATAGCACTGAAAAGATTGGTAAGAAAATTGATTATTAATTAAGATGTTTTTTTCTCTGGTGAGCAATACACATCCATTCAGATCTGTCTTTGGTCAGTATAATGGAAATCACCTTTTCATGCCGTAAAGACAAAAAACAAATGTTACCCAGAAACAAGAAAACTTACACTTGGTATCCTCTGACAATGATCTGAAAACGGCACATTCGCTTTGTGACTTTTCTCAATAAATCTGATCCAAAGTGTAGGAAATGCTTCAAAGAAACAATTGAAGATTAGAACAACATGGGTACTATTTCCTTTTTAACACTTAACTGGAAAGTGAATATGGTTCTgtgcatatttaaaaaaaaatctattgttaTTGTCTTGTCACCTCAAAATGTCTCCAAGCATATCCACGATTAATTGCACTTCTACTACTTGCCAGTGCTGTCAAATTGTAATGCCAATATAAGGATGTTATTGAGAGAAAGCTTTTCAAGAGTTAGTGTATTTTGAAGGACATTTTATTAtgagacaaaaaacttttttgtgAATTTTATATATTGCACTGTGGATGCTATAGTGGTTATTTTTGTCCCTGTCATATCTTGTGTTGGGGATTAGTAAATGTAAAAGATCAAGAAGTTTCAAGGGACaccattaaaatatatatattttttatcaagCTGATttaatacaggtatgtaggttaattggctgggtaaaatgtaaaaattgtccctagtgggtataggatagtgttaatgtgcggggatcgctgggcggcacggacttggagggccgaaaaggcctgtttccggctgtatatatatgatgtgatatgataaTACTGTTTTCAAAGTTAAAATAAAGATGTGGTTTATTTAGGAAAATAATTCAATGTGAGCTCAATTAATGTGAGTATTCAAGCACAAATAAAAAATCTCAAGCAAAATTTGAGATTGAAAGCTTTTTAATCTACCAGAAATTAATAAATATTAATGCAAAGTtggttttttaaattaaaagagcTATTTAAACAAATCTAAAAAcaataatttttgttttaaatatttaattttcatGAAAGGTCATTAAGAACATTGTAGGGTGGCTTATTGTCAGTACGATTGCAATTCATCAATATTTTTGTGAAAACTATTCTTGATTTTCCCTACATCTTGCTATTACTATTTACTCTGTGCAGCTCTGCAATTTCAGCATCCATTTTCCTCTCATCAATTTCTAATTATATGCTCACTCCTCGGTGCTGACACCTTCAGTCTTGTGTcgggtttttattttgcttcataTTTTCTGTATCTGCTGCTCTGCTGCATGTGGCAGAGTTATCTTATTATTTATAATGGAACTTCCTGTGCTGTAGCTCCTTGTTTTGAAAAACCTCCTTAAAATATTTTCTCTCTACCGTTGGACACGTTCCATTCCAGTTCCTGTAATAACTACATTTATGCCCTTTTGAAGTTGCAAATTTGTGTCATACTGATATCTAAATGCCTAGAATATGTTGTATGATTTTTATTGTTAAGAGAGTGCTCATTTGCAGTTATAGATAAAGCAAAAATGAATGGAATTGATGTTATCTAATTGCTCCATGTTAGACCATGTAAATGAAATattgtttgtaaattgtccccttttCATTACTAGGACTACGATCGCGATAACAAAGTTGCATATGCAGACTTTGAGAAGGCAGTGAAAGATGATAACCTCTTATTAGAAGCTTTTGGACCCTGTCTTCCAGATCCACGGGTAAGGTGCTTGAAAGTCAAATTTTAACTTATTTCTTAGATTGTTGCATTTTATGTAATATCATTCTGTTCCCAAATTTGTTTTCAGATGTTGTCAAACATAGTATTGTAATCAAGACATGGAATATGATTGTTATACTGCCACAGCAATACCAGGTAGTGGTGGTAGGGGTCATCAGCATTCTATTCATTGTGTTTCATTGTTTGTGTAAGATGTAGAAGCAGGGCAAGGATTGATCCTTAAAATGTATCAATGTGATTGCTGGATTAGAACCTATTGCAGCTGATTCAATGTATTTCCTCTCATCCAGCCAGATGATGGTAGGGTCATTTTCAAGTTTAATAGCACGATCATATGTGTCAAACAGGATGTTTCTTCAGGACTAAATATAAAGTAAATATTAATGGACATTGTGGGAATTTACTAAATTATCAGAACATAATAGTAAATAGTAAACAGATTCACTTTCTCATAATCACATAAGGTGTTATTGGTAACATGGATCAGAATTGTTTTCGAATGTGCCGAAACTTGCAGACAAAAATAAAAATTCtggaaaatataaacagaaaatgctgaagatactccataggtcaggcaacatctgtggagaagcaGGAGGAACAGTTAACATTCAGGTCAGTAACTTCTCATCAGAACAGAGGAAGTCATTGACCTGCAAGTTTAGCTTTGTTTCTTACTCCACCGGTTGCCTGGTCTGTATCCTCAGCAttttgttcttatttcagatttttgcAGCTTCTTTGTAAGATGACAAATTCAGGACTTTGTAGGTTCATTATGCAAATACAGAGGCGTGGGCAGGGGTGTCTGACAAGGCTGTTTGAAAGTAGCTAAATGAGAGTTGCAAGTACCTTATGGAAGAAAATCGTTAACTCATAAAGACACAACAAAGTTAGGTGATCAGCTGCTGCAAATATAACAaactgctggacgaactcagcagGTAAAGCAATATCAGTGGTGGCAAAGGAATGGTCAATGTTTTGGTTGTCATCCTGCATTAGGTGATCAGCTATTTAGTGGAATAGAGTCACTGGAGCATGGGTTGTGTCTCTCTGAAGAATGGGTTTTGTCAAGGCAGTGAGATGTACCAACAAGGTAGTTGAATCTTGGTTACAAGTCCACGAGATACTTGCATATTGTTGTAGGTAAGTGAAAGAGGAGGCAGAAGAGGTTTAggccaaatgcaaaaaaaaagacaccatCTGCCATTTATATCTTTACATATATAAAAATTGTGACTTAAATTGAAACAGATAATATAGGTCATGGAGATGAAAATGGAGAATTGTCAAACATTATCTTTTTGCACCGTTGCAATACAATTTTCAATAATATACTTATCTTTTCATATAGAGTGCACTCGCTTTTGAGGAACAGGCCTTTAAGAAATCCAAGGATGATTAATTGATGTTGATGCTTCAGATTGCTTCTCCATAACGGCTAAATGAATTCGCCATTCATAATCAGTAGCTCATTCACAAATGAATGTAGTACACTGAGTAttagttaagtgatttacccaCTTATCAACATTAGAAAATATTCTTTCTGTCATATCAACACGCTAACAGCACTCACCTTTATATTAATTAGAAAAATGAATGGTACAAAAA
This portion of the Rhinoraja longicauda isolate Sanriku21f chromosome 2, sRhiLon1.1, whole genome shotgun sequence genome encodes:
- the clxn gene encoding calaxin, with translation MSRIRTLDMNRKQYQLLADALCKLTKRFNRHEVQCLMKVFSTLVDTFPEQRITVGLDRNKFRNVLHTTFGMTDDMIMDRVFRSFDKDNDGYVNMKEWIEGLSIFLRGTLDEKIKFCFDVFDLNGDGFISREEMFHMLKTSLIKQPTEEDPDEGVKDLVEIALKRLDYDRDNKVAYADFEKAVKDDNLLLEAFGPCLPDPRSALAFEEQAFKKSKDD